In a genomic window of Mucilaginibacter sp. KACC 22063:
- a CDS encoding FtsW/RodA/SpoVE family cell cycle protein, translated as MEQHLPQKPSRTKERLFLLLATVVLGLLFFELYQVLQRNFTDVNSRLQDGTMVNLNAKRPAAQVKRLLGKGYYFDDKKDIDLIESVVADRIRPGETFDNIGELNKKQFFVNADEAFEKGGESFRKRVEASRVLLGYTGDDSIRFVQERNHPPQIADANDLAIGHYSISGSVLNKKEPVAGVLVRLRLVLPQDSISTDNDDGEPQTFTDSSNTVKKIFALDSAKQKHLQSLTAYARTNAQGEFAFKNLPDGKAFQLLPLQPGYQFGRSQGVTELTEDASFTFQQAPHTVKLLPTRDFNILKKEKSLIIRTPQDFNKWYWIIAGCFFAAFLIVHIIMSVWFAEADQLLLPLIMILTGLSFLALLSIQDPLRDRFLARDTLNYFALGMVALLVIQAFNVRRFNPDASLYRLFVFKNTNSAANGWPWIVIAIGLLAMLVKFGTGPEGSGVRVNLFGFQPSEFVKYLVVLFLAGFFAANERFISEYPTFKKRLTFFGFALLAILATLMLFLILGDLGPAMVVCFTFIILFSFSRGDFTFMAASVVLYVLSIWLLKNIWLSTLVAGAVIALFMLYKRRQLSESAIMTLIIMMAFLTIDQIPHLDQYFAGPVQRLKERKAIWQDPWNNEVYGGDQVANGLWAMSAGGVTGQGAGESFAKTIPEAHTDMILPSIGEEFGWTGIVCIFILFLMILHRAINIGRQTGTPFLFYLCAGIGICTFVQFLLIAGGSVGALPLSGVSLPFESYGGSSLVANLVAVGFLLSASRVKGTPVQMTYIAEKQDKNLVPALLAACVGLVLLTLSVSKYLFNNKKWVVQPALVADKSGARMFSYNPRIAILMNKLQAGSLYDRNGLVLATSNPELIRKQIKMLSNAGIQNYNLDSATHKRLDRYYPFEEQMFFWVGDENTGVFNGSTNGYFAEYEHAAELRGFKTPVTSFNVTASRFQEDRFLPRNVKEMTVAKTDYSAIAPLLLAGINSADVEAFKKRNRNVQLSMDASLQTNIQQSLAADDSVKNNRVSVVVMEAETGDVLASAVYPLPPVRNWDQLTMSQSEQNTLPYWMTTTDLGFTYATPPGSTAKVLTSMAAFNKLGIAAADRKFEVQSFERIRTKGFEPDETGLITMERAIAKSNNVYFIKLANEEHLQEDMATLYMKTGMFLHGVGGYFYGKKPDNIKQEEKWRELWRKTEFKTKPPYDPNNIRKTRAKGISGMAWGQGELIATPASVARLVSGVANHGTLMANRYVLKVSDSVTAVHKSADLANNPQYAQLITQYMIEQSAPKAWILGLNVAGKTGTPERIWKGEQINDGWYVFFAPKADGKGTIVTCIRIENTKGSSNAVHLAGKDIVPILLKKGYIKSILANKAVASAVKPAKTIIKTEEPADEQPDTSAQQ; from the coding sequence ATGGAACAACATCTACCTCAAAAACCTTCACGAACAAAAGAGAGGCTTTTCCTGCTGCTGGCAACCGTTGTGCTTGGCTTGTTGTTCTTCGAATTGTACCAGGTATTGCAACGCAACTTTACAGATGTAAATAGCCGTTTGCAGGATGGTACCATGGTTAATCTTAATGCCAAAAGACCTGCCGCACAAGTAAAGCGCTTATTAGGAAAAGGCTATTATTTTGATGATAAAAAAGATATTGACCTGATCGAATCGGTAGTTGCTGACCGCATAAGACCGGGTGAAACATTTGACAATATTGGCGAACTAAACAAAAAGCAGTTTTTTGTAAACGCCGATGAAGCTTTTGAAAAAGGTGGTGAATCATTCAGGAAAAGGGTAGAGGCTTCCAGGGTTTTATTAGGCTACACAGGCGACGATTCTATTCGCTTTGTACAGGAACGTAACCATCCGCCGCAAATCGCAGATGCAAATGATTTGGCCATAGGGCATTACAGCATTAGTGGTTCGGTACTTAATAAAAAAGAACCTGTTGCGGGTGTGTTGGTAAGGCTAAGATTAGTTTTACCCCAGGATAGTATCAGCACAGATAACGACGACGGAGAACCGCAGACATTTACCGATAGCAGCAACACTGTAAAAAAGATTTTCGCATTAGATTCTGCTAAGCAAAAGCATTTGCAATCACTTACTGCTTACGCAAGGACTAACGCACAAGGTGAGTTTGCATTTAAAAACCTGCCGGATGGTAAGGCATTCCAGTTATTGCCATTGCAACCGGGCTACCAGTTTGGGCGTTCACAGGGTGTAACAGAGCTTACAGAAGATGCTTCCTTCACTTTCCAGCAAGCGCCACATACCGTCAAACTTTTACCTACCCGTGATTTTAATATTCTGAAGAAAGAGAAATCGCTGATTATCCGCACTCCGCAGGATTTTAATAAATGGTACTGGATCATTGCCGGATGTTTTTTCGCGGCATTTCTGATCGTGCATATCATCATGAGCGTTTGGTTTGCTGAAGCAGATCAGCTTTTGCTGCCATTGATCATGATATTAACCGGGCTTTCGTTTTTAGCACTACTAAGTATTCAGGATCCATTGCGCGACCGTTTCCTTGCACGCGATACACTTAATTATTTTGCTTTGGGCATGGTTGCCTTGTTGGTTATCCAGGCTTTTAATGTACGCAGGTTTAATCCGGACGCTTCTTTATACCGCTTGTTTGTATTTAAAAACACCAACAGTGCTGCCAATGGCTGGCCCTGGATTGTTATTGCAATTGGTTTGCTGGCTATGCTGGTTAAATTTGGTACAGGCCCCGAAGGTAGCGGTGTTAGGGTTAATCTTTTTGGCTTTCAGCCGAGTGAGTTTGTCAAATATCTGGTAGTATTGTTTCTGGCGGGGTTCTTTGCCGCAAATGAGCGCTTTATCAGCGAGTACCCTACATTTAAAAAACGCCTTACATTTTTCGGTTTTGCCTTGCTGGCTATTTTGGCCACGCTGATGCTGTTCCTGATATTGGGCGATTTAGGACCTGCAATGGTGGTGTGTTTTACCTTCATCATTCTTTTCTCCTTCTCCCGCGGCGACTTTACTTTTATGGCTGCATCTGTGGTGTTGTATGTGCTTTCTATATGGTTGCTTAAAAATATCTGGTTGTCTACACTTGTAGCCGGAGCTGTCATTGCGCTGTTTATGCTTTACAAACGCAGGCAACTAAGTGAATCAGCAATCATGACGCTGATAATCATGATGGCATTTCTGACGATTGATCAGATCCCGCATCTTGATCAGTATTTTGCAGGACCGGTTCAGCGTTTAAAAGAACGTAAAGCTATTTGGCAAGACCCTTGGAACAACGAAGTATATGGCGGCGATCAGGTAGCTAACGGTTTATGGGCTATGTCGGCAGGTGGTGTTACCGGGCAAGGGGCTGGCGAAAGTTTTGCCAAAACCATTCCTGAAGCGCATACAGATATGATACTGCCATCAATCGGGGAAGAGTTTGGCTGGACAGGGATCGTTTGCATCTTCATCCTGTTCCTGATGATCCTCCACCGCGCGATAAATATCGGGCGACAAACGGGTACGCCATTTTTATTCTATTTATGTGCGGGCATAGGTATTTGTACGTTTGTGCAATTTTTGCTGATTGCGGGCGGCTCCGTTGGGGCTTTACCATTATCAGGTGTTTCCCTGCCATTTGAAAGCTATGGTGGTTCATCATTGGTGGCAAATCTTGTAGCAGTAGGTTTCCTGCTATCAGCATCAAGGGTTAAGGGTACACCGGTACAGATGACTTACATTGCCGAAAAGCAGGACAAAAACCTGGTACCTGCCTTACTGGCCGCTTGCGTTGGTTTAGTATTGCTGACGTTGAGCGTTTCAAAATATTTATTCAACAATAAAAAATGGGTGGTACAACCTGCACTTGTTGCCGATAAAAGCGGTGCGCGTATGTTTAGTTACAATCCGCGCATTGCTATATTAATGAACAAGCTACAGGCAGGGTCATTGTATGACCGTAATGGCTTGGTATTAGCAACCAGTAATCCCGAGCTGATCCGTAAGCAGATAAAGATGCTCAGCAATGCGGGCATACAGAATTATAATCTGGATTCGGCCACGCACAAACGTTTAGACCGTTATTACCCTTTTGAAGAGCAGATGTTCTTTTGGGTGGGCGATGAAAATACGGGTGTATTCAATGGCAGCACTAACGGTTACTTTGCCGAATATGAACACGCCGCAGAATTGCGTGGCTTTAAAACGCCTGTAACCAGCTTTAACGTAACGGCATCCCGTTTCCAGGAAGACCGCTTTCTGCCAAGAAATGTAAAGGAAATGACGGTTGCCAAAACTGATTACAGCGCCATTGCACCGTTACTCTTAGCCGGTATCAACAGCGCCGATGTTGAAGCCTTCAAAAAGCGTAACCGTAATGTTCAGCTTAGTATGGATGCTTCGTTACAAACCAATATACAACAATCACTTGCTGCGGACGATTCTGTGAAAAACAACCGGGTATCAGTGGTCGTAATGGAAGCCGAAACCGGCGATGTACTGGCATCAGCTGTTTATCCTTTACCGCCTGTACGTAACTGGGATCAACTGACCATGAGTCAATCGGAGCAAAATACCTTACCGTATTGGATGACCACTACTGACTTAGGCTTTACCTACGCTACGCCACCGGGTTCAACAGCTAAGGTGCTTACTTCTATGGCTGCATTTAATAAACTGGGCATTGCCGCTGCCGACCGCAAGTTTGAAGTACAAAGCTTTGAGCGTATTCGTACAAAAGGTTTTGAGCCCGACGAAACAGGATTAATTACCATGGAACGCGCTATTGCCAAATCCAATAACGTTTACTTTATAAAACTGGCCAATGAGGAACATTTGCAGGAAGATATGGCGACGTTGTATATGAAGACAGGTATGTTTCTGCACGGTGTAGGCGGGTACTTCTATGGTAAAAAGCCGGATAATATTAAACAAGAAGAAAAATGGCGGGAACTATGGCGCAAAACAGAATTTAAAACCAAGCCGCCTTATGATCCTAATAACATCCGTAAAACACGGGCAAAGGGCATATCCGGTATGGCTTGGGGACAGGGCGAACTGATTGCTACACCCGCTTCCGTTGCACGACTTGTTTCCGGAGTGGCTAATCACGGTACTTTAATGGCTAATCGTTACGTTCTTAAAGTAAGCGATTCGGTTACAGCGGTACATAAAAGCGCTGATCTGGCTAATAACCCGCAATATGCACAGCTTATTACGCAATACATGATTGAGCAGAGCGCACCAAAAGCGTGGATCTTGGGATTAAACGTCGCTGGTAAAACCGGTACGCCCGAGCGTATCTGGAAGGGCGAACAGATCAATGATGGGTGGTATGTGTTCTTTGCGCCAAAGGCCGATGGTAAGGGTACCATTGTAACATGTATCCGTATTGAAAATACCAAAGGCTCATCAAATGCGGTGCATCTTGCCGGGAAAGACATTGTGCCCATACTGCTAAAGAAAGGCTACATAAAAAGTATTTTAGCTAACAAAGCAGTTGCAAGTGCTGTAAAGCCAGCTAAAACAATTATAAAAACTGAGGAACCTGCTGATGAACAACCAGATACATCGGCACAACAATAA
- a CDS encoding bifunctional alpha,alpha-trehalose-phosphate synthase (UDP-forming)/trehalose-phosphatase, producing the protein MPKVVIVSNRLPVKVSFENDTYNLSASEGGLATGLGSVYKQGDNVWIGWPGLEVTDEDHQTDITEKLKELSLQPVFLTQDEITKYYEGFSNDVLWPVFHYYASTYAHYHQSNWECYQTVNQKFCDAVLAVIKPGDTIWIHDYQLMLLPKLIRDVQPDISIGFFLHIPFPSHEMFRLIPWRADLLEGLLGADLIGFHTFDYVRHFISSVTRLLPLQASANVITFGERSIVAEAFPMGIDENKFAQMPLKAAVKKEVEFITDTFHNQKLILSVDRLDYSKGILQRILAFETLLDHHPELIGKVTLYMIVVPSRDQVPQYRELRDHIDKRVGNINGRYRTIDWSPIQYFYRPFPIETLSALYSMADVCLVNPIRDGMNLVSKEYVASRINNDGVLILSEMAGSSKELIDAIIVNPNNVQEIARAIITAINMPLAEQRRRMAQMRSVVAKFNITHWVKLFIDRLTEVKQMQRSMQTRHVSNGTRQSIINRFAKTQKRIIFLDYDGTLVDFKPVVDQAKPDSDLYDLIDHLTADPANEVVIISGRKHENLEEWFGDKPVNMIAEHGAWSKLQGKHWHRLSGLSNSWKQEIYPFIETYVDRTPGTFIEEKTYSLVWHYRKAQSGLGELRAGELMNTLKYIVSDKGLQLLPGNKVVEVKNMEINKGRAALALTEGKDYDFIIALGDDYTDEDIFRSLPESAITIKVGSNVSAAKFYMRNPAEVRDMLWALTEASNVKTE; encoded by the coding sequence ATGCCAAAAGTTGTTATTGTATCAAATCGTCTCCCGGTTAAAGTTTCTTTTGAAAATGACACCTATAATTTATCAGCAAGTGAAGGAGGGTTAGCAACAGGTTTAGGTTCTGTTTATAAGCAGGGCGACAACGTGTGGATTGGCTGGCCAGGTTTAGAGGTAACCGATGAGGATCATCAGACTGATATTACCGAAAAATTAAAAGAACTTAGTCTTCAGCCTGTATTTCTGACACAAGACGAGATCACCAAATACTACGAAGGTTTTTCTAATGATGTACTATGGCCGGTGTTTCATTACTATGCTTCTACTTATGCGCATTACCATCAGTCTAACTGGGAGTGCTACCAGACAGTTAACCAGAAATTTTGCGATGCAGTATTAGCCGTTATAAAACCAGGCGATACCATCTGGATACATGATTACCAGCTGATGCTATTACCTAAGCTGATCCGTGATGTGCAGCCCGATATCTCGATAGGTTTCTTTTTACATATTCCTTTTCCGTCGCATGAGATGTTCAGGCTTATACCATGGCGTGCGGATTTGTTAGAGGGGTTACTTGGCGCTGATCTGATCGGGTTCCATACATTTGATTATGTACGTCACTTTATTAGTTCGGTAACGCGGTTATTGCCTTTACAGGCCTCTGCCAATGTAATCACTTTTGGCGAGCGCTCTATAGTAGCCGAAGCTTTCCCAATGGGGATTGATGAAAATAAATTTGCGCAGATGCCGTTAAAAGCAGCTGTTAAAAAGGAAGTGGAATTTATTACAGATACCTTCCATAATCAGAAATTGATACTTTCTGTAGACAGGCTCGATTACAGTAAGGGCATCTTACAACGCATCCTGGCGTTTGAAACCTTATTAGACCATCATCCCGAACTGATAGGGAAAGTAACCCTGTATATGATCGTTGTTCCATCACGCGACCAGGTGCCGCAATACCGCGAACTTAGAGATCATATTGATAAGCGGGTTGGTAATATTAACGGACGTTACCGTACCATTGACTGGAGCCCGATACAATACTTTTACCGTCCGTTCCCGATAGAAACGTTATCGGCGCTTTACAGCATGGCTGATGTTTGTCTGGTAAATCCCATCCGCGACGGGATGAACCTGGTAAGTAAAGAATATGTGGCCAGTCGGATAAATAATGATGGTGTATTGATCCTTAGCGAGATGGCCGGTTCATCTAAAGAGTTGATAGATGCCATTATTGTAAATCCTAATAATGTACAGGAGATTGCACGCGCCATTATCACAGCCATTAATATGCCATTGGCAGAACAAAGGCGCCGTATGGCACAAATGCGCAGTGTGGTAGCCAAATTCAATATTACGCATTGGGTAAAGTTGTTTATCGACAGGCTGACTGAGGTAAAGCAGATGCAACGTTCTATGCAAACACGCCATGTAAGTAACGGCACCCGGCAGTCTATCATTAATCGTTTTGCTAAAACGCAGAAGCGTATTATCTTTTTAGATTATGATGGTACACTGGTTGACTTTAAGCCTGTTGTAGACCAGGCAAAGCCAGACAGCGACCTGTATGACCTGATCGATCATTTAACTGCCGACCCCGCAAATGAAGTGGTTATTATCAGTGGCCGCAAGCACGAAAACCTGGAAGAATGGTTTGGCGATAAGCCGGTTAACATGATTGCAGAACATGGTGCATGGTCAAAATTGCAGGGTAAACACTGGCATCGCCTTAGTGGCTTGTCCAACTCCTGGAAACAGGAAATATATCCTTTTATAGAAACCTACGTAGACCGTACGCCGGGTACGTTCATTGAGGAAAAAACCTATTCATTAGTTTGGCATTACCGTAAGGCACAAAGCGGCCTTGGTGAGCTGCGTGCCGGTGAATTAATGAATACGCTGAAATACATAGTGAGTGACAAAGGCTTGCAGCTGCTACCTGGTAACAAGGTGGTTGAGGTGAAGAATATGGAAATTAATAAGGGCAGGGCAGCGTTAGCACTAACCGAAGGTAAAGACTACGACTTTATTATTGCTTTGGGTGACGACTATACAGACGAAGATATATTTAGAAGCCTGCCTGAAAGCGCGATCACTATAAAAGTAGGCAGCAATGTTTCTGCCGCTAAATTTTATATGCGTAACCCGGCCGAGGTACGCGATATGCTTTGGGCACTTACCGAAGCAAGCAATGTGAAAACAGAATAG
- a CDS encoding FHA domain-containing protein, protein MFNLFKSNSNERPTDVKGLRDALLRFVKDQLQKMEGEGDAIKGLQLFIACLPEDRHLYEAAIGVEQPDQFKQEIQRIADDYALALPSGWALDTNFVEELPSEAIKVANLPAALFIRTKQHVIQKSYTAYVRVLAGEAEKEQYELHSDDSKVNIGRERKVQVKDGFFRINQIAFPGDAANESNKYISRQHAHIEWSDEHDSFMIFADEGGVPPGNKIKIRSVNDENLIKLNSTQIGHRLQEGDQVILGESAVIEFSFKPSM, encoded by the coding sequence ATGTTCAACCTGTTTAAAAGTAATTCGAACGAACGCCCAACCGATGTTAAAGGTTTGCGTGATGCTTTATTGCGATTTGTAAAAGACCAATTGCAAAAAATGGAAGGCGAAGGTGATGCCATTAAAGGTTTGCAATTGTTTATTGCCTGTTTGCCAGAAGACCGCCATTTATACGAAGCTGCGATAGGGGTAGAACAACCTGATCAGTTTAAGCAGGAAATACAACGCATTGCTGATGATTATGCTTTAGCATTGCCTTCTGGCTGGGCGCTGGATACCAACTTTGTTGAGGAGTTGCCGTCTGAGGCAATCAAGGTTGCTAATCTTCCTGCGGCTTTGTTTATTCGCACCAAGCAGCACGTGATACAAAAGTCTTATACGGCTTATGTGCGGGTATTAGCCGGCGAAGCTGAAAAAGAACAGTATGAGCTTCATTCGGATGATTCAAAGGTGAACATCGGCCGTGAGCGTAAGGTGCAAGTAAAGGACGGTTTTTTCAGGATCAACCAAATCGCTTTTCCCGGTGATGCTGCAAACGAAAGTAATAAATATATCAGCAGGCAACATGCCCATATCGAGTGGAGCGACGAGCATGATAGCTTTATGATCTTCGCCGATGAAGGCGGTGTACCACCCGGAAACAAAATTAAAATCAGGTCTGTTAATGATGAAAACCTGATCAAGCTTAACTCTACCCAAATAGGGCACCGGTTACAGGAAGGGGATCAGGTTATTTTAGGTGAATCGGCTGTTATAGAATTCAGTTTCAAGCCATCAATGTAA
- a CDS encoding serine/threonine protein kinase, producing MKVFTITEGLENLGALRTGGQGSVYKARRTGAIITAVKLIPTPIYNESPDDSNYRNFLNEVEKLKKVNEVPNPNVVKILNSGITESGSFPFIEMEYIDGPDLEELLKPPHGKVFTIKETIKVADQLACALSHCHGVGVRHGDIKSNNVKFNIQTGNYVLLDFGLAVMSDEQRRSSMRHAGAIEFMAPEQNQGQMLYQTDVYSFGVVLFELLAGQVPFPLNGSSETGRNNVMLQHMESPVPDLLTLRRQNLPQDWSEEKKEREMQVPDWLLNIIKRCLEKKPEGRYPDGVALHDVIAMQSLNGGTNAELQAENNLLKQKLNAVANDNTTRGTLLNPPLNNEYAKPSGVRLSKVAVFSMVFFMLLLLLFALSANRSASQKDDKIAILRDSVANVKAKLAKTQAINERMIRNAAAARRAQEAIRASMMSDSTKVTNGRKQNGQQYVKPKKRKKFLGIF from the coding sequence GTGAAAGTTTTTACCATAACAGAAGGATTAGAAAATTTAGGTGCGCTGCGTACAGGCGGCCAGGGATCGGTGTATAAGGCACGGCGTACAGGGGCAATTATTACAGCGGTAAAGCTGATACCTACGCCCATATATAATGAAAGCCCTGACGACAGCAACTACCGTAACTTTTTAAACGAGGTTGAAAAGCTTAAAAAAGTAAACGAAGTACCTAATCCTAACGTGGTAAAAATTCTTAATTCAGGGATTACAGAGAGTGGTTCATTTCCATTTATCGAGATGGAATATATCGACGGTCCTGATCTGGAAGAGTTGTTAAAACCACCTCACGGAAAGGTTTTCACCATTAAGGAAACAATCAAAGTTGCCGATCAGCTGGCATGTGCTTTAAGCCATTGTCACGGTGTAGGGGTAAGGCACGGCGATATAAAAAGCAACAACGTAAAATTTAATATACAGACAGGTAATTATGTGCTGTTAGATTTTGGATTGGCTGTAATGTCTGACGAGCAGCGCCGTAGTAGTATGCGCCATGCGGGGGCAATTGAATTTATGGCACCTGAGCAAAATCAGGGCCAGATGCTTTATCAAACGGATGTTTACAGTTTTGGGGTTGTCCTGTTTGAGTTACTTGCAGGCCAGGTCCCGTTCCCTTTAAATGGCAGCAGTGAAACAGGCAGAAACAATGTAATGCTGCAGCATATGGAAAGCCCTGTGCCCGATCTGCTGACTTTAAGACGGCAAAACCTACCGCAAGATTGGTCGGAAGAGAAGAAAGAGCGCGAAATGCAGGTGCCCGATTGGTTACTAAACATTATAAAGCGTTGCCTGGAGAAAAAACCTGAAGGCCGTTACCCAGATGGTGTTGCACTGCACGATGTTATTGCCATGCAAAGCCTCAACGGAGGTACTAATGCCGAGTTACAAGCCGAAAACAATTTGTTAAAACAGAAACTGAATGCTGTAGCAAATGATAATACTACAAGGGGAACCTTATTAAACCCGCCTTTAAATAACGAGTATGCCAAACCTTCGGGTGTAAGGTTGAGCAAAGTGGCAGTATTTAGTATGGTATTTTTTATGCTGCTATTATTGCTGTTTGCTTTATCGGCTAACCGTTCAGCAAGCCAGAAAGATGATAAAATTGCCATTCTGCGCGATTCTGTTGCTAATGTAAAAGCCAAGCTTGCCAAAACGCAGGCAATTAATGAGCGTATGATACGTAATGCAGCTGCGGCAAGGCGCGCGCAGGAGGCAATAAGGGCTTCAATGATGTCAGACAGTACAAAAGTTACTAATGGGCGCAAGCAAAATGGGCAGCAGTATGTTAAACCTAAAAAACGAAAGAAATTTTTAGGGATCTTTTAA
- a CDS encoding PP2C family protein-serine/threonine phosphatase yields the protein MILKVRENVMAENYFGITDTGKQRSNNEDAYIAQPTSDGKYIIAAAIDGVGGYSGGEVAAGIARVTLIEQLDGKLNNIEKAIDEAFLVANDNIFQERIADKKLESMACVCTLVVADVENNQLYYGHIGDTRLYLFRDGSLVKLTNDHSFVGFLEDSGRLTEEAAMGHPKRNEINKALGFESNVRDQQNYVETGTSPFLPGDLLLLCSDGLTDMVNKHDLTEILAAPNSLKEKAKNLVNLANHNGGHDNITAVLVKNDKSPARQNAVMPAAIEPKSKPSSEPEPENHRTVEEEEPVIDNHVIKNTNNKGVVTILTLLCLLFLGSTVWLYLKGKPVSQQGSVAPKDTTAAKTLSASQQKLMSQIASLKGDTLNLSDTAYKTPIAIDSTISIAKDTLYIKGKGNIVFKADSAFKGPAFHLSDKNKVVVFYHVSFDGFETAIGSYNNNLVLRGVKFSNCKMPVQVSFSTPQGKSITGWLPSTVFKTDTTSTTSKK from the coding sequence ATGATATTAAAAGTTCGGGAAAACGTAATGGCTGAAAACTATTTTGGAATAACAGATACTGGTAAGCAGCGTAGTAATAACGAGGATGCTTACATTGCCCAGCCTACATCTGACGGTAAGTACATCATTGCTGCTGCCATAGATGGGGTTGGAGGCTACTCGGGCGGCGAGGTTGCAGCAGGCATTGCCCGCGTAACATTGATCGAGCAACTGGATGGCAAATTAAACAATATTGAGAAAGCCATAGATGAGGCATTTCTTGTTGCCAATGATAATATTTTCCAGGAGCGCATAGCCGATAAAAAGCTGGAAAGTATGGCGTGTGTTTGTACGCTGGTAGTAGCCGATGTAGAAAACAACCAGTTGTATTACGGTCATATTGGTGATACACGTTTGTATTTGTTTCGCGACGGATCATTAGTAAAGCTTACAAACGACCATTCTTTCGTGGGTTTCCTGGAAGATAGCGGCAGGCTAACCGAAGAGGCGGCGATGGGTCATCCAAAACGTAATGAAATTAACAAAGCGCTTGGCTTTGAATCCAATGTCCGCGATCAGCAGAATTATGTTGAGACAGGTACCTCGCCATTTTTACCGGGTGATTTGCTGTTGCTTTGCAGCGATGGCCTTACCGATATGGTAAATAAGCACGATCTGACTGAGATCTTAGCCGCGCCAAATTCATTAAAAGAAAAAGCCAAAAACCTGGTTAACCTGGCTAACCATAATGGCGGGCACGATAATATTACCGCGGTACTGGTTAAAAATGATAAGTCACCTGCCCGTCAAAATGCAGTAATGCCGGCAGCAATTGAGCCTAAAAGTAAACCATCTTCAGAACCCGAGCCTGAAAATCATCGCACAGTAGAAGAGGAGGAGCCAGTTATTGATAACCACGTTATTAAAAACACTAATAATAAAGGAGTGGTTACGATACTAACATTGTTGTGCCTGTTGTTTTTAGGTTCTACTGTTTGGTTATATCTGAAAGGTAAACCAGTTTCACAACAAGGAAGCGTAGCCCCTAAAGACACTACTGCGGCAAAAACTTTAAGTGCAAGTCAGCAAAAATTGATGAGCCAGATAGCTTCATTAAAAGGTGATACTTTAAATCTGTCTGACACGGCTTATAAAACTCCGATTGCTATAGATAGCACTATCAGTATCGCTAAGGACACCTTATATATTAAGGGTAAAGGAAATATCGTTTTTAAAGCCGATTCAGCGTTCAAAGGCCCCGCGTTCCATTTATCTGACAAAAACAAGGTAGTCGTTTTTTACCATGTAAGTTTTGATGGCTTTGAAACGGCGATTGGTTCTTACAATAATAACCTTGTGCTGCGTGGCGTAAAGTTTAGCAATTGCAAAATGCCTGTGCAGGTTTCATTCAGTACACCGCAGGGGAAAAGTATAACCGGTTGGTTGCCATCAACAGTATTTAAAACCGATACAACAAGTACCACCTCAAAGAAATAA